The Temnothorax longispinosus isolate EJ_2023e chromosome 7, Tlon_JGU_v1, whole genome shotgun sequence genome contains a region encoding:
- the LOC139816447 gene encoding peptidoglycan-recognition protein SD-like, producing MTDDCSAPRLTSRPQWLWKHVALSCVLVSILLPAVVPINDEYCIHHQDAPVPSEMSDSSIENDNGIEFRIVERDEWGARPPSDPLRKMKLPVPHVIICHTATAFCTTQSECANELRIIQDNQMKNDYADIAYNFMVGGDGLVYVGRNWNYIGGHSAEYNGKSIGIAFIGDFTSVVPPKTQLNAAQKLIELGRGAGKIAFDYKLLGHRQVVKTKSPGDALYNEIKKWPHWSSQPRP from the exons ATGACGGACGACTGCTCTGCTCCAAGAT tGACGTCTCGACCGCAATGGCTCTGGAAACATGTGGCTTTATCGTGCGTTCTAGTTTCAATACTTCTACCTGCTGTAGTGCCCATAAATGATGAATATTGCATTCATCATCAGGACGCACCAGTTCCTTCGGAAATGTCAGACTCATCGATCGAGA ATGATAACGGGATAGAGTTTCGCATTGTCGAGAGGGACGAATGGGGTGCACGGCCACCTTCGGATCCCCTAAGAAAAATGAAACTGCCAGTACCACATGTAATTATTTGTCACACTGCGACAGCATTCTGTACCACGCAATCAGAGTGCGCAAACGAATTGAGAATTATCCAGGATAATCAGATGAAAAATGATTATGCGGATATCGCCTACAATTTCATGGTCGGAGGCGACGGCCTCGTATATGTTGGCAGAAACTGGAATTACATCGGTGGCCATTCAGCAGAATATAACGGCAAAAGTATCGGTATTGCGTTTATCGGTGATTTCACTTCGGTTGTACCGCCGAAAACGCAATTAAATGCCGCGCAAAAGCTCATAGAGTTAGGCAGAGGAGCCGGAAAAATTGCGTTTGACTATAAATTGTTAGGTCACCGACAAGTTGTGAAGACTAAGAGTCCTGGAGATGCcttatataatgaaattaaaaagtggCCCCATTGGTCATCCCAGCCTAGACCTTAA
- the LOC139816444 gene encoding uncharacterized protein — MDTVVLVQQQQQALDGDHQGKREQDHVNGTVVSAKSHAVDRFSGETERSARETAIIAPGNSSIGDFSTECSDVDDDDDKEEETDVEEGGWITNLPVSSTIVQRQPAFAMNGEIAVLPNADQPIFDNVRVQNSKNVRLVNKTCYNNCPVTQIVYTNPTPNQDASKHDASSACDNASHLSTSKDNEAPNGCIFPQNTKLNKVTQWLWTWKWHMALLCVALILLGIIVFITVHLVTRDPDDASTTFTPTTPTTPTTSDIPTSPDGNNETEFRIVERDEWGARPPRGPLEKLKLPVSRVIICHTKTAFCTTECANELRIMQDKKDLVDIAYNFLVGGDGLAYVGRSWNHTRGHSDLYKRISIGIAFIGNFTSFVPPETQLNAAQKLIEFGVENGKITPDYKLLGHRQVDLKTDSPGDALYNEIIKWPHWSSEPRS, encoded by the exons ATGGATACGGTGGTATTGgtgcaacagcaacagcaagCGCTCGACGGTGATCACCAGGGTAAGAGAGAGCAGGACCACGTGAATGGTACTGTTGTGTCTGCCAAGAGTCACGCGGTCGACAGGTTTTCCGGCGAGACTGAGCGCTCGGCGAGGGAAACCGCGATCATCGCTCCGGGCAATAGTAGCATTGGAGATTTCTCTACAGAGTGCAGTGAtgtagacgacgacgacgacaaagAAGAGGAGACGGATGTCGAAGAAGGCGGCTGGATCACGAATCTGCCGGTATCGTCGACCATCGTTCAGCGGCAACCAGCCTTCGCCATGAATGGCGAAATCGCGGTCCTACCGAACGCTGATCAGCCGATTTTCGACAATGTCCGAGTGCAGAACTCGAAGAATGTGCGTCTGGTTAACAAGACCTGCTACAATAATTGTCCTGTTACGCAGATCGTTTACACGAATCCTACTCCTAATCAGGATGCGAGTAAACATGACGCCAGCAGCGCCTGCGACAATGCCTCACATTTGTCGACGAGTAAAGATAACGAAGCTCCAAACGGATGCATCTTTCCGCaaaatactaaattaaataaag tgacACAATGGCTCTGGACGTGGAAATGGCATATGGCTTTATTGTGCGTAGCTTTAATACTTCTGGGTATTATAGTATTCATAACTGTACATTTAGTGACTCGTGATCCGGACGATGCGTCCACAACATTCACACCAACCACACCAACCACACCAACCACATCGGATATTCCAACTTCCCCTGATG GTAATAACGAGACAGAGTTTCGCATTGTCGAGCGGGACGAATGGGGTGCACGGCCGCCTCGGGGACCCctagaaaaattgaaactgCCAGTATCACGTGTAATTATTTGTCACACTAAGACAGCATTCTGTACGACAGAGTGTGCAAACGAATTAAGAATTATGCaggataaaaaagatttagtgGATATCGCCTACAATTTCCTTGTCGGAGGCGACGGCCTCGCATATGTTGGCAGAAGCTGGAATCACACCCGTGGCCACTCTGATCTCTATAAGCGCATAAGTATCGGTATTGCGTTCATCGGTAATTTCACTTCGTTTGTACCGCCGGAAACGCAATTAAATGCCGCGCAAAAGCTAATAGAGTTCGGCgtagaaaatggaaaaattacgCCTGACTATAAACTGTTAGGTCACCGACAAGTTGATCTCAAGACTGACAGTCCTGGAGATGCcttatataatgaaattataaagtggCCTCATTGGTCATCTGAGCCCAGATCTTAA